A single Vigna radiata var. radiata cultivar VC1973A chromosome 8, Vradiata_ver6, whole genome shotgun sequence DNA region contains:
- the LOC106769624 gene encoding importin subunit alpha-9 isoform X2: MADSGLTSNRRDPIKSSVGNAAASRRREHAVTVGKERRESLMRAKRLCRVGIGGGDFEVAIDSDMLIDEELSILESQTSVAVENLKSALAFQGKGVVKKRVGALQELRRLLSRSEFPPVESALKAGAVPILVQCLSFGSPDEQLLEAAWCLTNIAAGNPEETKALLPALPLLIAHLGEKSYPPVAEQCAWALGNVAGEGDELRNVLLVQGALLPLARMMLPDRGSTVRTAAWALSNLIKGPDPKAATELVRADGVLEAIIRHLSKSDDELATEVAWVVVYLSALSNIATNMLVKSDVLELLVNKLSTSNSLPLMIPILRSLGNLIAGDSHAINAVLIPGREITGNAIEVLVKCLNCQNRVLKKEAAWVLSNIAAGLVEHKQLIYSSEAVPLLLELLSAAPFDIRKEVAYVLGNLCVAPTKDDGKPSLILEHMVSLVEKGCLPGFIDLIRSADIEAARLGLQFTELVLRGMPNGEGPKLVEQEDGIEAMERFQFHENEDLRTMANTLVDKYFGEDYGLDV, from the exons ATGGCCGATTCCGGTCTCACTTCTAACAGGAGGGATCCTATAAAGTCCTCAG TTGGGAATGCCGCCGCCAGTAGGAGACGAGAGCATGCAGTCACAGTTGGGAAAGAAAGGAGGGAATCGCTGATGCGAGCGAAAAGACTCTGCAGAGTGGGCATTGGTGGTGGCGATTTCGAAGTTGCCATTGACAGTGACATGTTAATTGATGAAGAGCTGTCTATTTTGGAGTCTCAGACTTCAGTGGCCGTGGAAAATTTGAAATCTGCCCTTGCTTTTCA GGGGAAGGGTGTGGTGAAGAAAAGAGTTGGGGCCCTTCAAGAATTAAGGCGTTTGCTGTCGAGATCTGAATTTCCTCCTGTTGAGTCTGCTCTTAAAGCTGGAGCTGTACCCATTCTTGTGCAGTGTCTTTCGTTTGGTTCTCCAGATGAACAG TTGCTTGAGGCAGCTTGGTGTCTCACAAATATTGCTGCAGGGAATCCAGAAGAAACAAAAGCATTGTTGCCTGCCTTGCCCTTACTTATTGCTCATCTTGGGG AAAAGAGTTACCCACCTGTTGCTGAACAGTGTGCTTGGGCTCTAGGAAATGTGGCTGGTGAAGGTGATGAGCTGAGGAATGTTCTGCTTGTTCAAGGGGCTTTACTACCTCTTGCAAGAATGATGCTACCAGACAGAGGTTCTACTGTTAGAACAGCTGCCTGGGCTTTGTCTAACCTAATAAAG GGCCCAGATCCTAAAGCTGCTACAGAACTAGTTCGTGCTGATGGAGTATTGGAGGCAATCATTCGGCACTTGAGTAAATC GGATGATGAGTTAGCCACTGAAGTAGCATGGGTGGTTGTTTATTTGTCTGCCCTTTCAAATATAGCTACCAACATGCTAGTGAAGAGTGATGTACTGGAATtacttgtaaataaattatcaacGTCAAACAGTTTGCCATTAATGATTCCG ATTTTGCGTAGTTTAGGTAATCTTATTGCTGGCGATTCCCATGCAATTAATGCGGTTCTCATTCCTGGACGTGAAATTACAG GTAATGCTATAGAAGTTCTTGTAAAATGTCTGAATTGTCAAAACAGGGTCTTAAAGAAG GAAGCAGCCTGGGTGCTGTCTAATATAGCTGCTGGTCTTGTTGAGCACAAACAGTTGATATATTCTAGTGAAGCAGTGCCTTTGCTATTGGAACTTCTTTCTGCCGCTCCATTTGATATAAGAAAAGAAGTGGCTTATGTATTAGGCAACCTTTGTGTTGCCCCGACTAAAGATGATGGCAAGCCAAGTTTGATCCTGGAGCACATGGTTTCACTTGTTGAAAAAGGATGCTTGCCAGGTTTTATTGATTTGATTAGATCTGCTGATATTGAAGCTGCAAGGCTTGGACTTCAGTTCACAGAGCTC GTCCTGAGGGGGATGCCAAATGGCGAGGGCCCTAAGCTTGTAGAGCAAGAAGATGGGATTGAAGCCATGGAAAGATTTCAGTTTCATGAAAATGAAGATCTGAGGACTATGGCAAATACTCTAGTTGACAAATATTTTGGAGAAGACTATGGGCTTGATGTCTAG
- the LOC106769624 gene encoding importin subunit alpha-9 isoform X3, translating to MADSGLTSNRRDPIKSSVGNAAASRRREHAVTVGKERRESLMRAKRLCRVGIGGGDFEVAIDSDMLIDEELSILESQTSVAVENLKSALAFQGKGVVKKRVGALQELRRLLSRSEFPPVESALKAGAVPILVQCLSFGSPDEQLLEAAWCLTNIAAGNPEETKALLPALPLLIAHLGEKSYPPVAEQCAWALGNVAGEGDELRNVLLVQGALLPLARMMLPDRGSTVRTAAWALSNLIKGPDPKAATELVRADGVLEAIIRHLSKSDDELATEVAWVVVYLSALSNIATNMLVKSDVLELLVNKLSTSNSLPLMIPILRSLGNLIAGDSHAINAVLIPGREITEFSGNAIEVLVKCLNCQNRVLKKEAAWVLSNIAAGLVEHKQLIYSSEAVPLLLELLSAAPFDIRKEVAYVLGNLCVAPTKDDGKPSLILEHMVSLVEKGCLPGFIDLIRSADIEAARLGLQFTELVRDFNGPEGDAKWRGP from the exons ATGGCCGATTCCGGTCTCACTTCTAACAGGAGGGATCCTATAAAGTCCTCAG TTGGGAATGCCGCCGCCAGTAGGAGACGAGAGCATGCAGTCACAGTTGGGAAAGAAAGGAGGGAATCGCTGATGCGAGCGAAAAGACTCTGCAGAGTGGGCATTGGTGGTGGCGATTTCGAAGTTGCCATTGACAGTGACATGTTAATTGATGAAGAGCTGTCTATTTTGGAGTCTCAGACTTCAGTGGCCGTGGAAAATTTGAAATCTGCCCTTGCTTTTCA GGGGAAGGGTGTGGTGAAGAAAAGAGTTGGGGCCCTTCAAGAATTAAGGCGTTTGCTGTCGAGATCTGAATTTCCTCCTGTTGAGTCTGCTCTTAAAGCTGGAGCTGTACCCATTCTTGTGCAGTGTCTTTCGTTTGGTTCTCCAGATGAACAG TTGCTTGAGGCAGCTTGGTGTCTCACAAATATTGCTGCAGGGAATCCAGAAGAAACAAAAGCATTGTTGCCTGCCTTGCCCTTACTTATTGCTCATCTTGGGG AAAAGAGTTACCCACCTGTTGCTGAACAGTGTGCTTGGGCTCTAGGAAATGTGGCTGGTGAAGGTGATGAGCTGAGGAATGTTCTGCTTGTTCAAGGGGCTTTACTACCTCTTGCAAGAATGATGCTACCAGACAGAGGTTCTACTGTTAGAACAGCTGCCTGGGCTTTGTCTAACCTAATAAAG GGCCCAGATCCTAAAGCTGCTACAGAACTAGTTCGTGCTGATGGAGTATTGGAGGCAATCATTCGGCACTTGAGTAAATC GGATGATGAGTTAGCCACTGAAGTAGCATGGGTGGTTGTTTATTTGTCTGCCCTTTCAAATATAGCTACCAACATGCTAGTGAAGAGTGATGTACTGGAATtacttgtaaataaattatcaacGTCAAACAGTTTGCCATTAATGATTCCG ATTTTGCGTAGTTTAGGTAATCTTATTGCTGGCGATTCCCATGCAATTAATGCGGTTCTCATTCCTGGACGTGAAATTACAG AATTTTCAGGTAATGCTATAGAAGTTCTTGTAAAATGTCTGAATTGTCAAAACAGGGTCTTAAAGAAG GAAGCAGCCTGGGTGCTGTCTAATATAGCTGCTGGTCTTGTTGAGCACAAACAGTTGATATATTCTAGTGAAGCAGTGCCTTTGCTATTGGAACTTCTTTCTGCCGCTCCATTTGATATAAGAAAAGAAGTGGCTTATGTATTAGGCAACCTTTGTGTTGCCCCGACTAAAGATGATGGCAAGCCAAGTTTGATCCTGGAGCACATGGTTTCACTTGTTGAAAAAGGATGCTTGCCAGGTTTTATTGATTTGATTAGATCTGCTGATATTGAAGCTGCAAGGCTTGGACTTCAGTTCACAGAGCTCGTAAGAGATTTCAATG GTCCTGAGGGGGATGCCAAATGGCGAGGGCCCTAA
- the LOC106769624 gene encoding importin subunit alpha-9 isoform X1: MADSGLTSNRRDPIKSSVGNAAASRRREHAVTVGKERRESLMRAKRLCRVGIGGGDFEVAIDSDMLIDEELSILESQTSVAVENLKSALAFQGKGVVKKRVGALQELRRLLSRSEFPPVESALKAGAVPILVQCLSFGSPDEQLLEAAWCLTNIAAGNPEETKALLPALPLLIAHLGEKSYPPVAEQCAWALGNVAGEGDELRNVLLVQGALLPLARMMLPDRGSTVRTAAWALSNLIKGPDPKAATELVRADGVLEAIIRHLSKSDDELATEVAWVVVYLSALSNIATNMLVKSDVLELLVNKLSTSNSLPLMIPILRSLGNLIAGDSHAINAVLIPGREITEFSGNAIEVLVKCLNCQNRVLKKEAAWVLSNIAAGLVEHKQLIYSSEAVPLLLELLSAAPFDIRKEVAYVLGNLCVAPTKDDGKPSLILEHMVSLVEKGCLPGFIDLIRSADIEAARLGLQFTELVLRGMPNGEGPKLVEQEDGIEAMERFQFHENEDLRTMANTLVDKYFGEDYGLDV, translated from the exons ATGGCCGATTCCGGTCTCACTTCTAACAGGAGGGATCCTATAAAGTCCTCAG TTGGGAATGCCGCCGCCAGTAGGAGACGAGAGCATGCAGTCACAGTTGGGAAAGAAAGGAGGGAATCGCTGATGCGAGCGAAAAGACTCTGCAGAGTGGGCATTGGTGGTGGCGATTTCGAAGTTGCCATTGACAGTGACATGTTAATTGATGAAGAGCTGTCTATTTTGGAGTCTCAGACTTCAGTGGCCGTGGAAAATTTGAAATCTGCCCTTGCTTTTCA GGGGAAGGGTGTGGTGAAGAAAAGAGTTGGGGCCCTTCAAGAATTAAGGCGTTTGCTGTCGAGATCTGAATTTCCTCCTGTTGAGTCTGCTCTTAAAGCTGGAGCTGTACCCATTCTTGTGCAGTGTCTTTCGTTTGGTTCTCCAGATGAACAG TTGCTTGAGGCAGCTTGGTGTCTCACAAATATTGCTGCAGGGAATCCAGAAGAAACAAAAGCATTGTTGCCTGCCTTGCCCTTACTTATTGCTCATCTTGGGG AAAAGAGTTACCCACCTGTTGCTGAACAGTGTGCTTGGGCTCTAGGAAATGTGGCTGGTGAAGGTGATGAGCTGAGGAATGTTCTGCTTGTTCAAGGGGCTTTACTACCTCTTGCAAGAATGATGCTACCAGACAGAGGTTCTACTGTTAGAACAGCTGCCTGGGCTTTGTCTAACCTAATAAAG GGCCCAGATCCTAAAGCTGCTACAGAACTAGTTCGTGCTGATGGAGTATTGGAGGCAATCATTCGGCACTTGAGTAAATC GGATGATGAGTTAGCCACTGAAGTAGCATGGGTGGTTGTTTATTTGTCTGCCCTTTCAAATATAGCTACCAACATGCTAGTGAAGAGTGATGTACTGGAATtacttgtaaataaattatcaacGTCAAACAGTTTGCCATTAATGATTCCG ATTTTGCGTAGTTTAGGTAATCTTATTGCTGGCGATTCCCATGCAATTAATGCGGTTCTCATTCCTGGACGTGAAATTACAG AATTTTCAGGTAATGCTATAGAAGTTCTTGTAAAATGTCTGAATTGTCAAAACAGGGTCTTAAAGAAG GAAGCAGCCTGGGTGCTGTCTAATATAGCTGCTGGTCTTGTTGAGCACAAACAGTTGATATATTCTAGTGAAGCAGTGCCTTTGCTATTGGAACTTCTTTCTGCCGCTCCATTTGATATAAGAAAAGAAGTGGCTTATGTATTAGGCAACCTTTGTGTTGCCCCGACTAAAGATGATGGCAAGCCAAGTTTGATCCTGGAGCACATGGTTTCACTTGTTGAAAAAGGATGCTTGCCAGGTTTTATTGATTTGATTAGATCTGCTGATATTGAAGCTGCAAGGCTTGGACTTCAGTTCACAGAGCTC GTCCTGAGGGGGATGCCAAATGGCGAGGGCCCTAAGCTTGTAGAGCAAGAAGATGGGATTGAAGCCATGGAAAGATTTCAGTTTCATGAAAATGAAGATCTGAGGACTATGGCAAATACTCTAGTTGACAAATATTTTGGAGAAGACTATGGGCTTGATGTCTAG